The Mauremys mutica isolate MM-2020 ecotype Southern chromosome 1, ASM2049712v1, whole genome shotgun sequence genome has a segment encoding these proteins:
- the LOC123361677 gene encoding iron-sulfur cluster assembly 2 homolog, mitochondrial-like: MRRDSLGPGAGPGVGSSSLSPTLLCLVRTPPCSQNGAYVPSIRVQWASSSSKPGQPVSDSSEGQIYLSNSCVKRLLGIIEGSEFLRLQVEGGGCSGFQYKFSLDTVINPDDRLFEQGGARVVVDVDSLAFVKGAMVDFSQELIRNSFQVVSNPQAEKGCSCGTSFSVRL, from the coding sequence ATGCGCAGGGACTCGCTAGGGCCCGGTGCCGGGCCAGGAGTTGGCAGCAGCAGCCTTTCTCCTACTTTACTGTGCCTAGTGAGAACACCACCCTGTTCTCAGAATGGAGCCTATGTACCAAGCATCAGGGTGCAGTGGGCATCATCCTCTTCTAAGCCAGGGCAACCAGTGTCTGACTCTAGTGAGGGACAGATCTACCTCAGCAACAGCTGTGTGAAGAGGCTGCTGGGGATTATAGAAGGGTCTGAGTTTCTCAggctgcaggtggagggaggtggCTGCTCTGGATTCCAGTACAAGTTTTCCTTGGACACAGTTATCAATCCTGATGACAGGTTGTTTGAACAAGGTGGTGCTCGTGTTGTTGTGGATGTGGACAGCCTGGCCTTTGTGAAAGGTGCAATGGTGGATTTCAGCCAGGAGCTAATCCGCAACTCATTCCAGGTGGTGAGCAATCCACAGGCTGAGAAGGGCTGCTCGTGTGGAACATCCTTCTCTGTCAGACTCTGA